The following are from one region of the Nicotiana tomentosiformis chromosome 7, ASM39032v3, whole genome shotgun sequence genome:
- the LOC138895727 gene encoding uncharacterized protein, which yields MVNFDVLGMEWLSPYHVILDCHAKTVTLAMPGLMQLEWRGTMNHIPCRVVSFLKAQQIVEKGCEAYLAFVRDVSADTPIVESIMVVRYFPDVFLADLPGMPPDRDIDFGVDLSPGTQPISIPPYRMAKMKLKELNEQLQEFLDKGFIRPSVSP from the coding sequence atggtaAACTTTGATGTGTTAGGCATGGaatggttgtcgccctatcatgttattcttgattgtcacgccaagactgtgacactaGCTATGCCTGGTTTGATGcaattggagtggaggggtacaatGAATCATATTCCTTGTAGggttgtgtccttccttaaggcacaacaaattgttgagaaggggtgtgaggcatatttagcctttgtgagggatgtgagtgctgatactcctatcgTTGAGTCAATTATGGTAGTGAGATATTTCCCTGATGTGTTCCTAGCAgaccttccgggcatgccgcctgatagagatatcgactttggtgTTGACTTGTcaccgggaactcagcccatttctattccaccatatcgtatggcaaaaatgaagttgaaggagttaaatgaGCAActgcaagagtttcttgataagggtttcatccggcctagtgtgtcaccatAG